The following are from one region of the Erwinia billingiae Eb661 genome:
- a CDS encoding amidohydrolase, translating into MNISEKHQPLAAQLQAFRHELHRHPELSNQEFETTARLRAALEEHQIRILDLPLPTGLVAEVGDGDGPLIVLRSDIDALPIEEKSGVEYLSQNPGVMHACGHDFHASAALGAAILLKKIEATLPGRVRILFQAAEETGMGAPALLATGALDQAKAIFGIHNDPSLPVGVIGSKGGALTAGVDRFTLTITGTGSHAAKPHEGNDPIVIAGQLIGTLQTVISRNLSSAENAVVSITQIHSGTTWNVIPDSAWLEGTVRTFSAGAREKIEQRFRQVAQGLGETYAARIELDWQAGPPSVVNDPAWAEFALAQAPLAGFAARVVEASPIGEDFAFYQQQIPGAFVMVGSGGPFALHHPEFRVDDRALFPTADYLATLAVNALEKLSQETHASGPSQ; encoded by the coding sequence ATGAATATCAGTGAAAAGCACCAGCCTCTGGCCGCGCAGCTGCAGGCCTTTCGTCACGAATTGCATCGCCATCCTGAGCTGTCCAACCAGGAGTTTGAGACCACTGCCCGCCTGAGAGCGGCGCTGGAAGAACATCAGATCCGCATTCTGGACCTGCCGCTGCCGACCGGTCTGGTTGCCGAAGTCGGCGACGGTGACGGCCCGCTGATCGTGCTGCGTTCCGATATTGACGCCCTGCCGATTGAGGAAAAATCGGGGGTGGAATACCTCTCGCAAAATCCTGGCGTGATGCATGCCTGCGGTCATGATTTTCATGCCTCGGCCGCCCTGGGTGCCGCCATTTTGCTGAAAAAAATTGAGGCCACTCTGCCGGGACGGGTCCGCATCCTGTTCCAGGCCGCAGAAGAGACCGGCATGGGCGCGCCGGCGCTGCTGGCAACCGGCGCACTGGATCAGGCAAAAGCGATCTTTGGTATTCATAACGATCCGTCGCTGCCGGTGGGGGTGATTGGCAGCAAAGGCGGCGCGCTCACCGCAGGCGTCGATCGTTTCACCCTGACCATTACCGGCACCGGCAGCCACGCGGCTAAGCCGCACGAAGGCAACGATCCGATCGTCATCGCCGGACAGCTGATCGGCACGCTACAGACGGTGATCAGCCGTAATCTGTCGTCGGCGGAAAATGCGGTGGTGTCGATCACCCAGATCCACAGCGGCACCACCTGGAACGTTATCCCGGACAGCGCCTGGCTGGAGGGCACCGTGCGCACCTTTAGCGCCGGGGCCCGCGAGAAGATTGAGCAGCGTTTTCGTCAGGTGGCGCAGGGACTGGGCGAGACCTATGCTGCGCGCATTGAGCTGGACTGGCAGGCCGGCCCGCCGTCGGTGGTTAACGATCCGGCCTGGGCTGAATTTGCGCTGGCGCAGGCGCCGCTGGCCGGTTTTGCCGCCAGAGTGGTCGAGGCCAGCCCGATCGGCGAGGACTTCGCCTTCTATCAGCAGCAGATCCCCGGTGCCTTTGTGATGGTGGGATCCGGCGGGCCGTTCGCCCTCCATCATCCCGAATTCCGCGTTGACGATCGCGCGCTGTTCCCCACCGCCGATTATCTGGCGACGCTTGCGGTCAACGCGCTGGAAAAACTCAGTCAGGAAACGCACGCATCAGGACCCTCGCAATGA
- a CDS encoding MmgE/PrpD family protein, producing the protein MAITPPLARLIVRSQPDSAARERARAGLLDYVAVTLPILRGDISDSGLSALRSVSQAQDAQTRALLLGYAGHALDYDDFHPDFRGHPSTVILPALLALAADVQPDADALLDAYVIGVEVAGRLGLAATQRHYQSGFHSTATLGTLAAAAAVARLLKADEHQAAVILGIATTQASGLRAQFGSATKPLHAGLAAQSAVLAGRLTLAGFGGQPQGVIEAFLLACCGEQSDATKLVEHWGTPWRIQSPGLEFKPYATCGGTHTAADVARRLRQQALPRFQGNVEAMDAAISRIEVAFPPGGDIAASVTQPKNGIEARFSLEYVIASSLLFDGVALEDVAEGPVNPVIASLADRVQRCPDFSAPPDELDPAARFHKVTIWFTDAEPLSCRMTRSESLATPVDLQAKLRSCLGAGSEDEAEEIASLCQLATPDSLPRLTAMLIAALYSATL; encoded by the coding sequence ATGGCCATTACCCCACCGCTAGCCAGACTGATTGTCCGCAGTCAGCCGGACAGCGCCGCGCGTGAGCGGGCCAGAGCGGGCCTGCTGGATTATGTGGCGGTAACGCTCCCAATACTGCGTGGCGACATCAGCGACAGTGGCCTGAGTGCGCTGCGCAGCGTCAGTCAGGCGCAGGATGCGCAGACGCGTGCTCTGCTGCTTGGTTATGCCGGCCACGCGCTCGATTACGATGATTTTCACCCTGATTTTCGCGGCCATCCCAGCACGGTGATCCTGCCGGCGCTGCTGGCGCTGGCGGCAGACGTTCAGCCCGACGCCGACGCGCTGCTGGATGCCTATGTGATTGGCGTCGAGGTGGCGGGAAGGCTGGGGCTGGCGGCGACGCAGCGTCACTACCAGTCCGGTTTCCACAGTACCGCCACGCTGGGCACGCTGGCGGCCGCCGCGGCGGTGGCACGCCTGTTGAAGGCCGATGAACATCAGGCGGCGGTGATCCTCGGCATCGCCACCACCCAGGCCAGCGGGCTGCGTGCCCAGTTTGGCTCCGCCACCAAGCCGCTGCATGCCGGGCTGGCGGCGCAGAGTGCGGTGCTTGCCGGACGGTTGACGCTGGCTGGCTTTGGCGGGCAGCCGCAGGGCGTGATCGAGGCGTTCTTACTCGCCTGCTGCGGCGAGCAGAGCGATGCGACAAAGCTGGTTGAGCACTGGGGCACGCCATGGCGCATCCAGTCGCCAGGTCTGGAGTTTAAGCCCTATGCCACCTGCGGAGGCACCCATACCGCCGCAGACGTGGCGCGCCGCCTGCGTCAGCAGGCGCTGCCACGGTTTCAGGGCAATGTGGAGGCGATGGACGCCGCCATCAGCCGCATTGAGGTGGCTTTCCCACCGGGCGGTGACATTGCCGCGTCGGTCACGCAGCCGAAAAATGGCATCGAGGCGCGCTTCAGCCTGGAATACGTGATTGCTTCCAGCCTGTTATTTGACGGCGTGGCGCTGGAGGATGTGGCGGAAGGACCGGTGAATCCGGTGATCGCCAGTCTGGCAGATCGCGTGCAGCGCTGTCCCGATTTTTCGGCACCGCCGGATGAACTGGATCCGGCCGCGCGATTCCATAAGGTGACGATCTGGTTTACTGACGCCGAGCCGTTAAGCTGCCGCATGACGCGCAGCGAAAGCCTGGCAACGCCGGTCGATTTGCAGGCGAAATTACGCAGTTGCCTGGGCGCAGGTTCAGAGGACGAGGCCGAGGAGATTGCCTCGCTGTGCCAACTGGCCACGCCAGATTCCCTACCGAGGTTAACGGCGATGCTGATCGCGGCGCTGTATTCCGCCACCCTGTAA
- a CDS encoding aminotransferase class I/II-fold pyridoxal phosphate-dependent enzyme → MTITLSRRVQRVSLSANAAARQLTQRLQAEGVDILDLTVGEPDFDTPEHIKQAAYQAIARGETNYTPTPGTPALRQAVQRKLLRENQLAYDINQIVIANGAKQIIFNAFAATLNDGDEVLVPVPYWPTFPDSVKFNGGEPVLLDCPLEQGFKLQPQQLAAAIGPKTRWLVLNSPGNPSGAVYDAAELSALAAVLRQHPQVLVLLDELYEHVLFDGRQHQSLLNVAPDLKDRILLVGGVSKTYAMTGWRIGFGAGPKVLTDAMAVVQSQNSSGAGSVSQAAAVAAFNGGLDFLVPQLAAYQQRRDSLVDALSTVDGLSVSSPAGAFFVLCRCADVLGRIRPDGRPLASEEDVLSYLLESGVSGVAGSAYGLSPYFRLSIATDLASVREAGRRIQTAFGQLRKA, encoded by the coding sequence ATGACCATTACCCTGTCCCGCCGTGTTCAGCGCGTTTCCCTGTCGGCGAATGCTGCCGCCCGTCAGCTCACCCAGCGCCTGCAGGCGGAAGGGGTGGATATTCTCGATCTTACGGTGGGTGAGCCCGATTTCGATACGCCTGAACATATCAAGCAGGCGGCATACCAGGCGATTGCGCGCGGCGAGACCAACTACACGCCGACGCCCGGCACGCCAGCGCTGCGTCAGGCGGTGCAGCGTAAACTGTTGCGCGAAAATCAGCTGGCGTATGACATCAACCAGATTGTGATCGCCAACGGCGCCAAGCAGATCATCTTTAACGCCTTCGCCGCCACGCTGAATGACGGCGATGAAGTGCTGGTGCCGGTGCCTTACTGGCCGACTTTTCCGGACAGCGTGAAGTTTAACGGCGGTGAGCCGGTGCTGCTGGATTGCCCGCTGGAGCAGGGCTTCAAGCTGCAGCCGCAGCAGTTAGCGGCAGCGATTGGGCCGAAAACCCGCTGGCTGGTGCTGAATTCGCCGGGTAATCCCAGCGGCGCGGTGTATGACGCCGCCGAACTGTCGGCGCTGGCGGCGGTGCTGCGCCAGCATCCGCAGGTGCTGGTATTGCTGGATGAGTTGTATGAGCACGTGCTGTTCGATGGCCGCCAGCATCAAAGCCTGCTGAACGTTGCGCCGGACCTGAAGGATCGTATTTTGCTGGTGGGCGGGGTGTCGAAAACCTACGCCATGACCGGCTGGCGCATTGGTTTCGGCGCGGGCCCGAAAGTCCTGACCGACGCGATGGCGGTGGTTCAGTCGCAAAACAGCTCGGGGGCCGGATCGGTCAGCCAGGCTGCGGCGGTGGCGGCCTTTAACGGCGGGCTGGATTTTCTGGTGCCTCAGCTTGCGGCCTATCAGCAACGTCGCGACAGCCTGGTGGATGCATTGAGCACGGTGGATGGCCTCAGCGTCAGCTCGCCGGCCGGGGCCTTCTTTGTGTTGTGCCGCTGCGCGGACGTGCTGGGTCGCATCCGGCCCGATGGCCGCCCGCTGGCAAGTGAAGAGGATGTGCTGAGCTATTTACTGGAGAGCGGCGTGTCCGGGGTGGCGGGCAGCGCCTATGGCCTGTCGCCGTATTTCCGGCTGTCGATTGCGACGGACCTGGCGTCGGTACGCGAAGCCGGTCGCCGCATCCAGACCGCCTTCGGGCAGCTGCGCAAGGCGTGA
- a CDS encoding Ldh family oxidoreductase encodes MNQAVTLPAALLMRQAETILTGWGMPEDIAVQTAELMVETDLFGVDSHGISMLPHYDKLLQAGLWNPAGRAKIIRETPATAVIDGCHSLGHATALLAIQTAVAKSELSGMGSVVVRHSNHFGAAGLYARYAAARGKIALITSTTRSRMLVPSRAQVPVLGTNPLAFAAPAERNADFVLDMATTTVAANKVKVYDFTGQALPPGWVSDEHGEAVTDSALGMEYVFQRPLGGLTPLGGLEETGGHKGYGLAMLAQILAGPLAGASFAATRPAGGMPDIGHFFLVIDPAAFGDPSDFRQGLDHIIDTLHDTPPADASKPVLVAGDIENQTHQQRSLSGIPLPAALIAQLQALCQRSGFTDLLAAHLPPSSS; translated from the coding sequence ATGAATCAGGCGGTGACCCTGCCCGCTGCGCTGCTGATGCGCCAGGCGGAAACCATCCTGACCGGCTGGGGAATGCCGGAGGATATCGCGGTGCAAACTGCTGAATTAATGGTGGAAACCGATCTGTTTGGCGTCGATTCCCACGGCATCTCGATGCTGCCGCATTACGATAAATTATTGCAGGCCGGACTGTGGAACCCGGCCGGACGGGCGAAAATCATCAGGGAAACTCCGGCAACGGCGGTGATCGACGGTTGCCATTCGTTGGGACACGCCACGGCGTTACTGGCGATCCAGACCGCCGTGGCGAAAAGCGAGCTGTCCGGCATGGGCAGCGTAGTGGTACGTCATTCCAATCATTTTGGTGCCGCCGGGCTGTATGCCCGTTACGCGGCGGCCAGAGGCAAGATTGCGCTGATCACCAGCACCACCCGCAGCAGAATGCTGGTGCCCAGCCGCGCACAGGTGCCGGTGCTGGGCACCAATCCCCTCGCCTTTGCCGCACCCGCTGAGCGAAACGCCGATTTCGTGCTGGATATGGCGACCACTACCGTGGCGGCCAACAAGGTCAAGGTATATGACTTTACCGGTCAGGCGTTGCCGCCGGGCTGGGTCAGTGATGAACACGGCGAGGCCGTCACCGACAGCGCGCTGGGCATGGAGTACGTTTTCCAGCGCCCGCTTGGCGGCCTGACGCCGTTGGGCGGTCTGGAAGAGACCGGCGGCCACAAGGGTTATGGCCTGGCGATGCTGGCGCAAATTCTGGCGGGCCCGCTGGCCGGCGCCTCCTTTGCCGCCACGCGTCCGGCGGGCGGCATGCCAGATATCGGCCACTTTTTCCTGGTCATCGATCCTGCGGCGTTTGGCGATCCGTCCGACTTCCGTCAGGGCCTCGACCACATTATTGATACGCTGCATGACACGCCGCCCGCCGATGCCAGTAAGCCGGTGCTGGTCGCCGGTGACATTGAAAACCAGACGCATCAGCAGCGCAGCCTGAGCGGCATCCCGCTGCCCGCCGCGCTGATCGCCCAACTTCAGGCACTTTGTCAGCGCAGCGGCTTTACCGATTTGCTCGCTGCGCATCTTCCGCCGTCATCGTCATGA
- a CDS encoding molybdopterin-dependent oxidoreductase: MTATRAMHSSHWGAFSALNDNGTLHITPFSGDPDPSPLLQNFENVLRHPVRLATPMVRRGWLEDGPGPDDRRGADDYIAISWEQAYSLAAAELKRVAGLAGPEAVFGGSYGWSSAGRFHHAQSQVHRFLNTSIGGYVRSVNSYSSGAASVILPHIVGDMNEIARRGVSWQEIAEHSEVVLSFGGLALKNSQVASGGLSEHTERGFIQQAARRGARFISVSPLASDLPDEAQGEWLAIHPGTDSALILALLQILKQRQWSDEAFLADYCVGWPQLVAYLNGEQDGQLRDAAWAAEICGIPAARIEALAEQLHGKRVIVSVAHALQRAQHGEQPVWLGLVLAAALGQPGLPGGGYSYALGALGHYGKQHNRVAFPALPQGKNGIDRLIPVARISDMLLHPGEKFRYNGRTLTYPTIKLAWWAGGNPFHHHQDLARLRKAFATLDTLIVHEVAWTSTARHADLVLPATMTLEREDVGGAPTDRHLIAMQQVAAPYGEAKDDYSIFSELSRRLGSEQAFTEGRNAREWQAHLYQQMQEKLQQQGISVPDFATFWQQGILELPQSDDAGRLLRHFRRDPQQHPLPTPSGKIEIYSATLASFDNADCPGHPVWLTPLQQPDEQYPFYLIANQPASRLHSQLDFGRFSVSQKRGGREVCSMHPRDAQQQGIAEGDVVEITNPRGTVLASVTLSEKVRTGVVQLPTGAWYDPVDPLAEQPTCRHGNPNVLTLDIGTSGLSQGCTGQITVVQIRRFTGEPPAVRAFEPPVISRNPPQASAAAGDVAPGA, encoded by the coding sequence ATGACCGCTACCCGCGCTATGCATAGCTCGCACTGGGGGGCGTTCAGCGCCCTCAACGACAACGGCACCTTGCACATCACCCCGTTCAGCGGCGATCCCGATCCCAGCCCGCTGCTCCAGAATTTTGAGAATGTCCTGCGTCATCCGGTGCGGCTGGCAACGCCGATGGTGCGTCGCGGCTGGCTGGAGGATGGGCCTGGCCCTGACGACCGGCGTGGGGCGGATGACTACATCGCCATCAGCTGGGAGCAGGCCTACAGCCTGGCCGCCGCTGAACTGAAGCGGGTAGCCGGGCTGGCAGGCCCGGAAGCGGTGTTTGGCGGCTCCTACGGCTGGTCGAGCGCCGGGCGTTTCCATCATGCGCAAAGTCAGGTTCATCGCTTTCTTAATACCAGCATTGGCGGCTACGTCCGTTCGGTTAACAGCTACAGTTCGGGCGCGGCGTCGGTGATCCTGCCGCATATCGTGGGCGACATGAACGAGATTGCCCGCCGTGGCGTCAGCTGGCAGGAAATTGCCGAACACAGTGAAGTGGTGCTGTCGTTTGGCGGCCTGGCGCTGAAAAACTCGCAGGTGGCCAGCGGCGGCCTTAGCGAACATACCGAACGCGGCTTTATTCAGCAGGCGGCCCGTCGCGGCGCGCGCTTTATCTCGGTCAGTCCGCTGGCCAGCGATCTGCCTGACGAAGCCCAGGGCGAGTGGCTTGCCATTCATCCCGGCACCGACTCGGCACTGATCCTCGCGCTGTTGCAGATCCTTAAGCAGCGGCAGTGGAGTGATGAAGCCTTTCTGGCGGACTACTGCGTCGGCTGGCCGCAGCTGGTGGCCTACCTGAACGGCGAGCAGGACGGGCAGCTTCGTGATGCCGCCTGGGCCGCAGAGATTTGTGGTATTCCGGCGGCGCGCATCGAGGCGCTGGCAGAACAGCTGCACGGTAAGCGGGTGATTGTCAGCGTGGCGCATGCGTTGCAGCGCGCGCAGCATGGCGAACAGCCGGTGTGGTTAGGGCTGGTGCTGGCGGCCGCATTGGGCCAGCCGGGGTTGCCGGGCGGCGGCTATTCCTATGCGCTTGGCGCGTTGGGCCATTATGGCAAGCAGCATAACCGGGTGGCCTTTCCCGCGCTGCCGCAGGGCAAAAACGGCATCGACCGGCTGATCCCGGTGGCGCGCATCTCCGATATGCTGCTGCATCCGGGCGAAAAGTTTCGCTACAACGGCCGCACGCTGACCTATCCCACCATCAAACTTGCCTGGTGGGCGGGTGGAAATCCGTTTCATCACCATCAGGATCTCGCCCGATTACGTAAGGCGTTCGCGACGCTGGACACGTTGATTGTGCATGAGGTGGCCTGGACGTCGACCGCCCGTCATGCCGATCTGGTGCTACCCGCGACCATGACCCTTGAGCGTGAAGACGTTGGCGGCGCACCGACCGACCGGCATTTGATTGCCATGCAGCAGGTGGCCGCGCCCTATGGCGAAGCGAAAGATGATTACAGTATTTTCAGCGAGCTGTCGCGGCGGCTGGGCAGCGAGCAGGCCTTTACCGAAGGGCGCAACGCACGCGAATGGCAGGCGCATCTCTATCAGCAAATGCAGGAAAAACTGCAGCAGCAGGGCATCAGCGTGCCGGATTTCGCCACCTTCTGGCAGCAGGGGATCCTCGAGCTGCCGCAGAGTGATGACGCGGGCAGGCTGCTGCGTCACTTCCGGCGCGATCCGCAGCAGCATCCGCTGCCGACGCCGAGCGGAAAAATCGAAATTTATTCCGCCACGCTGGCCAGTTTTGACAATGCGGACTGTCCGGGGCATCCGGTGTGGCTGACGCCGCTGCAGCAGCCAGACGAGCAGTACCCGTTCTATCTGATTGCCAATCAGCCCGCCTCCCGTCTGCACAGTCAGCTGGATTTTGGCCGCTTCAGCGTCAGCCAGAAGCGCGGTGGGCGTGAGGTGTGCAGCATGCATCCGCGGGATGCGCAGCAGCAGGGCATTGCCGAGGGTGACGTGGTGGAAATCACCAACCCGCGTGGCACGGTGCTGGCCAGCGTAACGCTGAGCGAGAAGGTCAGAACCGGCGTGGTGCAGTTGCCGACCGGCGCCTGGTACGATCCGGTCGATCCGTTAGCGGAGCAGCCGACCTGTCGTCACGGCAATCCCAACGTGCTGACGCTGGATATCGGCACCTCAGGCCTGAGCCAGGGCTGCACCGGGCAAATAACCGTGGTGCAGATCCGCAGGTTTACGGGTGAGCCGCCGGCCGTAAGGGCGTTCGAACCGCCGGTGATTAGCCGCAACCCGCCTCAAGCGTCGGCAGCGGCTGGCGATGTGGCGCCTGGAGCGTAA
- a CDS encoding GNAT family N-acetyltransferase, producing the protein MNLHFRQLTLDDRHAYLTLMLAAYAPIRALGIHFDAATADLDRVTRHLQQHAVYGLFADDRLASSLTLRFPWGPLPGPFGLPHIGWFGTDPAYKGQQLGRAMLDWVETHILRAQLKAPAVSLGTAVSHPWLKEMYLNRGFVAMHQTDLGKGHITLYMKKILDEAAHQQWLEKSASSTTRQDKP; encoded by the coding sequence ATGAATCTGCATTTCCGCCAGCTGACGCTGGACGATCGTCACGCCTATCTGACCCTGATGCTGGCCGCGTATGCCCCCATCCGCGCGCTGGGGATCCACTTTGATGCCGCCACCGCCGACCTGGATCGGGTCACCCGCCACCTGCAACAGCACGCGGTGTATGGCCTGTTCGCCGACGATCGGCTGGCCAGTTCGCTGACCCTGCGTTTTCCCTGGGGACCGCTGCCCGGCCCGTTTGGCCTGCCGCATATCGGCTGGTTCGGCACCGACCCGGCATATAAGGGTCAGCAGCTGGGCCGCGCGATGCTGGACTGGGTAGAAACGCATATTCTGCGGGCGCAGTTAAAAGCCCCGGCCGTTTCGCTCGGCACCGCCGTCAGCCATCCCTGGCTGAAAGAGATGTACCTGAACCGCGGTTTTGTCGCCATGCACCAGACCGATTTGGGCAAAGGACATATCACGCTGTATATGAAGAAAATTCTCGATGAGGCCGCCCATCAGCAGTGGCTGGAGAAATCCGCCTCATCGACGACCCGTCAGGATAAACCATGA
- a CDS encoding LLM class flavin-dependent oxidoreductase: MQPTPSSPRQLRLGLFVQPLGQHVSGWRLTRQLGSPTDIDWLIQIAQKAEAGLFDMFFVGDALATSVHRLPSTMARLEPLTLLSALAVSTKHIGLAATASTTFSDPFTLARSFSSIDHISRGRAAWNVVTSFSTDVARNFSRDDMPGHAERYAKAREFLEVSFKLWEAWEEGAVQPDAASGSYFVDDKIKAINHQGEHYQVQGPLNISRSPQGRPVIIEAGSSEDGQALAAETAEVVFTASASLEEGQAFYRSQKQRVKEAGRNPDHLLILPGVMPIVGRTREEAQATWKALNSLVDIENGLRQLSARFGLDLSQYPLDGPVPDAPEGEGNQSRVRLFTEMAKRDNLTLRELAAVAAGSRGHRVVVGTAEDIADDFQQWLEQSAADGFNIMPATVPEQLDLFIELVVPELQRRGLFREQYQFNTLRENLGLPDYN; the protein is encoded by the coding sequence ATGCAACCGACTCCGTCTTCACCCCGCCAGCTTCGCCTGGGTTTGTTCGTTCAGCCGTTGGGGCAGCACGTCAGCGGCTGGCGTCTGACCCGCCAGTTAGGTTCGCCGACCGATATCGACTGGCTGATCCAGATCGCGCAGAAGGCCGAAGCCGGCCTGTTTGATATGTTTTTCGTCGGTGATGCGCTGGCCACCAGCGTGCACCGCCTGCCATCCACCATGGCGCGCCTTGAGCCGCTGACCTTACTGTCGGCGCTGGCGGTATCAACCAAACATATCGGCCTGGCGGCCACCGCTTCCACCACCTTCAGCGATCCCTTTACCCTCGCGCGCAGCTTCTCGTCGATTGACCATATCAGCCGTGGCCGGGCGGCCTGGAATGTGGTGACCTCGTTCTCCACCGACGTGGCGCGCAACTTCAGCCGCGACGATATGCCGGGCCATGCGGAACGCTATGCCAAAGCGCGCGAATTCCTCGAGGTCTCCTTCAAGCTGTGGGAAGCCTGGGAAGAGGGCGCGGTGCAACCGGATGCCGCCAGCGGCAGCTATTTTGTTGATGACAAGATCAAGGCGATTAATCATCAGGGTGAGCATTATCAGGTGCAGGGCCCGCTGAATATTTCCCGTTCACCGCAGGGACGGCCGGTGATCATTGAAGCCGGTTCCTCGGAGGATGGTCAGGCGCTGGCGGCGGAAACTGCCGAAGTGGTGTTTACCGCGTCCGCCAGCCTGGAAGAAGGTCAGGCGTTTTACCGCTCCCAGAAGCAGCGGGTGAAAGAGGCCGGACGCAACCCGGATCATCTGCTGATTTTGCCGGGCGTGATGCCGATTGTCGGCAGAACCCGTGAAGAGGCGCAGGCGACCTGGAAAGCGCTGAATTCGCTGGTGGATATTGAGAATGGCCTGCGCCAGCTGTCGGCACGCTTCGGCCTCGATCTCAGCCAGTATCCGCTGGACGGCCCGGTGCCGGATGCGCCGGAAGGCGAGGGTAACCAGAGCCGGGTACGGCTGTTTACCGAGATGGCGAAACGCGACAACCTGACACTGCGCGAGCTGGCAGCGGTAGCCGCCGGATCCCGTGGGCATCGCGTGGTAGTGGGCACGGCCGAAGATATCGCCGATGACTTCCAGCAGTGGCTCGAGCAGTCGGCGGCGGACGGCTTCAACATCATGCCTGCCACCGTGCCGGAGCAGCTGGATCTGTTTATCGAGCTGGTGGTGCCGGAGTTGCAGCGCCGTGGCCTGTTCCGCGAGCAGTATCAGTTCAACACCCTGCGCGAAAACCTCGGGCTGCCCGACTACAACTGA
- a CDS encoding iron-containing alcohol dehydrogenase family protein: MFSIKSPKQYSQLPGIRARVGELISPLANRIFIISSPAAWQAVNPELENSLAAAGIRYQLAMLTTECTEVAIADLTAEMQAHGSTLVLGIGGGRVLDTAKAVGNALDEVKIVTLPTLAATCAAWSPISILYTASGAHQRSQPLSQMPELVLVDSEIIARSDVRFLKAGIVDALAKWYEFQPYQRHNPDNLALNLKALMARQAVEVFAQWGEQAVLDNQQGQVTPALEKVIEGCIVLAGMANSIRDADPTPGFAHAIHNRLTHQPELHDWLHGEKVGFSLLVQSRMQQPDGQPDAGLLALLRQYDAPLTLAPLTGNRREAIQRIAREVKFSPASAARLPFEISPATLEKALLATEIG, translated from the coding sequence GTGTTTTCAATAAAATCCCCTAAACAGTATTCGCAACTTCCCGGTATTCGCGCACGGGTGGGTGAATTAATTTCCCCGCTGGCGAACAGGATTTTCATTATTTCCAGCCCGGCGGCCTGGCAGGCCGTTAACCCGGAACTGGAAAACAGCCTGGCCGCCGCCGGCATCCGCTATCAGCTGGCAATGCTCACCACTGAATGTACGGAGGTGGCGATTGCGGATTTGACGGCGGAGATGCAGGCGCACGGCAGCACGCTGGTGCTGGGCATCGGCGGCGGGCGCGTGCTGGATACGGCGAAAGCCGTCGGTAACGCGCTGGACGAGGTGAAGATTGTCACCCTGCCAACGCTGGCCGCCACCTGCGCCGCCTGGTCACCGATCAGCATTCTCTATACCGCCAGCGGTGCCCATCAGCGCAGCCAGCCGTTAAGCCAGATGCCCGAGCTGGTGCTGGTGGACAGCGAAATCATTGCCCGCAGCGACGTCCGTTTCCTGAAAGCGGGCATCGTCGATGCGCTGGCCAAGTGGTATGAATTTCAGCCCTATCAGCGGCATAACCCGGACAACCTGGCGCTGAATTTGAAGGCGCTGATGGCCCGTCAGGCGGTAGAAGTGTTCGCACAATGGGGCGAGCAGGCGGTGCTGGATAACCAGCAGGGCCAGGTTACGCCCGCGCTGGAGAAAGTCATTGAAGGCTGCATTGTGTTAGCCGGTATGGCCAACAGCATTCGCGATGCCGATCCGACGCCGGGTTTTGCCCACGCCATTCACAATCGTCTGACGCATCAGCCCGAGCTGCATGACTGGCTGCACGGTGAGAAAGTCGGCTTCAGCCTGCTGGTGCAGTCGCGGATGCAGCAGCCGGATGGCCAGCCCGACGCCGGTTTGCTGGCGCTGCTGCGGCAGTACGATGCGCCGCTAACCCTGGCACCGCTGACCGGCAACCGCAGAGAGGCGATCCAACGCATCGCCCGCGAAGTGAAATTTTCGCCCGCCAGCGCCGCGCGTCTGCCGTTCGAGATTTCCCCGGCCACGCTGGAAAAAGCCTTGCTGGCGACCGAAATTGGCTAA